In Hamadaea flava, a genomic segment contains:
- a CDS encoding adenosylcobinamide amidohydrolase, whose amino-acid sequence MRPELVFREEGGLLAPLLVWRLPGAIPTISSGPLGGGIGERRWVMNATVPMSYDRDDPGVHLSDIAGDLGLSGPGAGLMTGVDVARVVTTEDDGVEVFATVGLGRPILAAAPAEDFGELVGTVNIIAFLPARLSDAALVNAVATVTEAKTQALFELGYAATGTSTDAVCVVVSDSGPAEAYGGPRSRWGAPLARAVHQAILRGGRDFRADPVGWSDRT is encoded by the coding sequence GTGCGTCCTGAGCTGGTCTTTCGCGAAGAGGGCGGGCTTTTGGCACCGCTGCTGGTCTGGCGGTTGCCGGGCGCAATCCCGACAATCTCCTCAGGTCCCCTCGGCGGGGGCATCGGCGAGCGCCGTTGGGTGATGAACGCCACTGTTCCGATGTCGTACGACCGCGATGATCCTGGCGTTCACCTGTCCGACATCGCGGGAGATCTCGGCCTTTCCGGACCCGGTGCCGGGCTTATGACCGGGGTCGACGTCGCGCGGGTGGTCACCACCGAGGACGACGGGGTCGAGGTCTTCGCCACGGTCGGCCTCGGCCGCCCGATCCTCGCCGCAGCACCCGCCGAGGACTTCGGCGAACTCGTCGGCACGGTCAACATCATCGCCTTCCTGCCCGCGCGGCTCAGCGATGCCGCGCTGGTCAATGCCGTCGCCACCGTCACGGAGGCGAAGACACAGGCCCTTTTCGAGCTCGGGTACGCCGCCACGGGGACCTCGACCGACGCGGTGTGTGTCGTGGTGTCCGATTCCGGGCCGGCCGAGGCGTACGGGGGTCCCCGGTCGCGCTGGGGCGCACCCCTCGCACGCGCCGTTCACCAGGCGATTCTCCGCGGCGGCCGGGACTTCCGAGCCGACCCGGTCGGCTGGTCGGATCGGACCTGA
- a CDS encoding TlpA disulfide reductase family protein has product MRRWAVTVLAGALLLAGCGSDEPKNAEPPIDGPFAECAALSSDNASPELPDVTLPCFHGGQSVRFSQLKGAVVVNLWASWCQPCIRELPAFTQLAGKKDAPRVIGVVTTDKRNSSAALAEELHVTFPTLFDDRGRLATALVEAERIKSSALPATVFVKDGRIAYVYQGSALDEAKLTELVDRYLGVKV; this is encoded by the coding sequence GTGAGGCGGTGGGCGGTCACGGTGCTGGCCGGCGCGCTCCTGCTCGCCGGCTGCGGCAGTGACGAGCCGAAGAATGCCGAGCCACCGATAGACGGGCCGTTCGCGGAGTGCGCCGCGCTCTCGTCCGACAACGCCTCGCCGGAGCTGCCCGACGTGACGCTGCCCTGCTTCCACGGTGGCCAGTCGGTGCGGTTCTCCCAGCTCAAGGGGGCTGTCGTGGTGAACCTCTGGGCGTCGTGGTGCCAGCCCTGCATCCGCGAACTGCCCGCGTTCACCCAGCTCGCCGGGAAGAAGGACGCGCCGAGGGTGATCGGCGTGGTCACGACGGATAAAAGGAACAGTTCGGCCGCGCTCGCCGAGGAACTGCACGTGACCTTCCCGACCCTCTTCGACGACCGGGGCCGCCTCGCGACCGCACTCGTCGAGGCGGAACGCATCAAGTCCAGCGCGCTGCCGGCGACCGTCTTCGTCAAGGACGGCCGGATCGCGTACGTCTATCAGGGTTCGGCCCTCGATGAGGCGAAGCTGACCGAGTTGGTGGACCGGTATCTCGGGGTGAAGGTGTGA
- a CDS encoding MarP family serine protease: MSVVDAVLIILMIIFAISGYRQGFLIGVLSFAGFFVGALIGLQIGPLLAEHFASPTIRIVIALIAVFGLAILGQAATGWLGSKLRGGITNSSFQTVDDLGGAVVSVVAVAIVAWLVAIPLGKSDSDWLSSSVRNSVVLSGIDKIMPNDASKLTQALQETIDTNGFPDVFGDLVPTRVRPVPEPDSALAKSQVVVNSHKSVVKVLGSAPSCSRRIEGSGFVYAPEHVLTNAHVVAGTTAVAIKDEDGDRHSARVVVYDPERDLAVLYVPGFSAPALRLADNEVDTGADAIVLGYPLDGPYNAQPARVRDVGDITGPDIYDDQKVTREVYTIRALVRSGNSGGPLISPNGRVLGVIFAAAADDKNTGFAVTADEATPVAAAGATKTTGVGTQTCA; this comes from the coding sequence ATGTCCGTGGTCGATGCCGTGCTGATCATCCTGATGATCATTTTTGCGATCTCCGGATACCGGCAGGGCTTTCTCATCGGGGTTCTCTCCTTCGCCGGGTTCTTCGTCGGCGCCCTGATCGGATTGCAGATCGGTCCGCTGCTCGCCGAGCACTTCGCCTCGCCCACGATTCGCATCGTCATCGCCCTGATCGCCGTGTTCGGCCTGGCCATCCTCGGGCAGGCGGCGACCGGCTGGCTCGGCTCGAAACTTCGCGGCGGGATCACCAACAGCAGCTTTCAGACGGTGGACGACCTCGGTGGCGCCGTCGTCTCGGTGGTCGCGGTCGCGATCGTCGCGTGGTTGGTGGCCATACCGCTGGGCAAGTCCGACTCGGACTGGTTGTCGAGTTCCGTACGCAACAGCGTGGTTCTCAGCGGTATCGACAAGATCATGCCGAACGACGCGTCGAAGCTGACCCAGGCCCTGCAGGAGACCATCGACACCAACGGCTTCCCGGACGTCTTCGGCGACCTCGTGCCCACCCGCGTACGCCCGGTGCCCGAGCCGGACAGCGCGCTGGCGAAGTCGCAGGTGGTGGTCAACTCCCACAAGTCGGTGGTCAAGGTGCTGGGCAGTGCACCGAGCTGCTCCCGCCGCATCGAGGGCTCCGGTTTCGTGTACGCCCCCGAGCACGTCCTGACCAACGCCCACGTGGTCGCGGGGACGACGGCGGTGGCCATCAAGGACGAGGACGGCGACCGGCATTCCGCGCGGGTGGTGGTCTACGACCCGGAACGCGACCTGGCGGTGCTCTACGTCCCAGGGTTTTCCGCTCCGGCGCTGCGGCTGGCCGACAACGAGGTGGACACCGGCGCGGACGCGATCGTGCTGGGCTATCCGCTGGACGGGCCCTACAACGCCCAGCCGGCCCGCGTACGCGACGTCGGCGACATCACCGGGCCGGACATCTACGACGACCAGAAGGTGACCCGCGAGGTCTACACGATCCGGGCGCTGGTCCGCAGCGGTAACTCCGGGGGGCCGCTGATCAGCCCGAACGGCCGCGTACTCGGGGTCATCTTCGCTGCCGCGGCCGACGACAAGAACACCGGTTTCGCGGTGACGGCCGACGAGGCGACACCTGTGGCGGCGGCCGGCGCGACGAAGACGACCGGGGTCGGCACCCAGACCTGCGCCTGA
- a CDS encoding NUDIX hydrolase, translating into MTAPIPEWLKGLQERVAESRSADFSRWPLPEHGGREAAVLVLFGESEEHGPDVLLLQRAATMRNHAGQPAFPGGAADPGDGGPQQTALREANEEVGLDPASVTVLSELPPIWISVSDFVVTPVLAWWHSPHPVYAVQPAEVERVARLPLTELTDPANRLRIRHSSGYIGPAFSVGGLLVWGFTAGILTVLLDLGGWSRPWDTSRVENLPVG; encoded by the coding sequence GTGACGGCGCCGATCCCGGAGTGGCTCAAGGGTTTGCAGGAGCGGGTCGCGGAGTCCCGCTCGGCCGATTTCAGCCGCTGGCCGCTGCCGGAGCACGGCGGGCGCGAAGCAGCCGTGCTCGTGCTGTTCGGCGAATCCGAGGAGCACGGCCCCGATGTGTTGCTGCTCCAGCGCGCGGCCACGATGCGCAATCACGCCGGGCAGCCCGCGTTTCCCGGTGGCGCAGCCGATCCGGGCGACGGTGGACCGCAGCAGACCGCCCTGCGCGAGGCGAACGAGGAGGTCGGTCTCGACCCGGCCAGCGTGACGGTGCTGAGCGAACTTCCGCCGATCTGGATATCCGTCAGCGACTTCGTCGTCACGCCGGTCCTCGCCTGGTGGCACAGCCCGCACCCGGTGTACGCCGTCCAACCGGCCGAGGTCGAGCGAGTGGCGCGGCTGCCGCTGACGGAGCTGACCGATCCGGCGAATCGGTTGCGCATCCGGCATTCGAGCGGATACATCGGACCGGCGTTCTCCGTCGGTGGCCTGCTCGTCTGGGGTTTCACTGCCGGAATCCTCACCGTTCTGCTGGACCTCGGTGGGTGGAGCCGGCCTTGGGACACATCTCGCGTCGAGAATCTCCCCGTAGGCTAG
- a CDS encoding CapA family protein, which translates to MSAPRQTPRSSRPRLILGLAVAVVLVGAASAAYGAFNATRKPQWNGGSPAAAASSNAADPSPSQTAAAVAEAITLTATGDNVMGGPGNMPPNGGNDLYTKVKPLLKGDLVMGNLEEPVTEDTGYRKCGAGSTSCHQFYVPPSWAKHLKNAGYQLMNMANNHGNDMGSKGYTNTQKSLDAVGLKHTGAPGEITVVDVKGIKVAVVGFSSYAWNNSLIDIPKAKQLIQQADKQADLVVVQVHMGSEGTAYTHVKPGTEIFLGENRGNPIGFAHAMIDAGADLIVGHGPHVLRAMEFYKGRLIAYSLGNFLGGGRTLKPDGVLGYTGVLKVQLTKDGTWVGGQFDSAIMNSQGVPGPDAQKRGATAIRNLTKSDFPTTGPKIESSGKITPPAA; encoded by the coding sequence ATGTCCGCCCCTCGACAGACCCCCCGTTCGTCGCGCCCCCGCTTGATCCTCGGCCTCGCGGTCGCGGTAGTCCTGGTGGGCGCGGCCAGTGCTGCGTACGGCGCGTTCAACGCCACGCGCAAGCCGCAGTGGAACGGTGGTTCGCCCGCCGCCGCCGCGTCGAGCAACGCCGCCGATCCCTCGCCGAGCCAGACCGCTGCGGCCGTGGCCGAGGCGATCACGCTGACGGCGACCGGCGACAACGTCATGGGCGGGCCGGGCAACATGCCGCCCAACGGCGGGAACGACCTCTACACCAAGGTCAAGCCGCTGCTCAAGGGCGACCTGGTGATGGGCAACCTGGAGGAGCCGGTCACCGAGGACACCGGCTACCGCAAGTGCGGCGCCGGCTCGACCAGCTGCCATCAGTTCTACGTGCCGCCGAGCTGGGCCAAGCACCTGAAGAACGCCGGCTACCAGCTGATGAACATGGCGAACAACCACGGCAACGACATGGGCTCGAAGGGGTACACGAACACCCAGAAGTCCCTGGACGCGGTCGGGCTCAAGCACACCGGCGCGCCCGGCGAGATCACCGTCGTGGACGTCAAGGGCATCAAGGTCGCCGTCGTCGGCTTCTCCTCGTACGCGTGGAACAACAGCCTGATCGACATCCCGAAGGCCAAGCAGCTGATCCAGCAGGCCGACAAGCAGGCAGATCTGGTCGTCGTGCAGGTGCACATGGGCTCCGAGGGTACGGCGTACACCCATGTGAAGCCGGGCACCGAGATCTTCCTGGGGGAGAACCGGGGCAATCCGATCGGGTTCGCGCACGCCATGATCGACGCCGGCGCCGACCTGATCGTCGGGCACGGCCCGCACGTGCTCCGCGCGATGGAGTTCTACAAGGGCCGGCTGATCGCGTACAGCCTGGGCAACTTCCTCGGCGGCGGCCGCACGCTGAAGCCGGACGGCGTCCTGGGCTACACCGGCGTCCTCAAGGTGCAGCTGACCAAGGACGGCACCTGGGTCGGCGGCCAGTTCGACTCGGCGATCATGAACAGCCAGGGCGTACCCGGGCCGGACGCGCAGAAGCGCGGCGCGACCGCCATCCGGAACCTCACGAAGTCGGACTTCCCGACCACCGGGCCGAAGATCGAGTCCTCCGGCAAGATCACGCCGCCGGCTGCCTGA